The following proteins are co-located in the Dietzia timorensis genome:
- a CDS encoding ferredoxin codes for MKVRVDEDRCEGQAVCIGLAPQVFELGDDDEFVQLRVEEVPEERQARVRKAVSKCPMAALTIEE; via the coding sequence ATGAAGGTTCGAGTCGATGAGGATCGTTGCGAGGGTCAGGCGGTATGCATTGGACTCGCGCCACAGGTGTTCGAACTGGGAGATGACGACGAGTTCGTGCAGCTGCGTGTGGAGGAAGTTCCCGAGGAGCGGCAGGCGCGCGTGCGCAAGGCCGTATCCAAATGTCCGATGGCCGCGTTGACCATCGAAGAGTAA
- a CDS encoding asparaginase → MSDSQTANSSPMIVVLTTGGTIASSTDADGVVRNDTALGAPQLPEHLSSQLPDELRIEAREVLSKDSSQMTDDDRLLVCRAIAAALEDPQVTAVVVTHGTDSLADMAMAADLYHRDPRPVIITGAQRPADDPAPDGPANLFDAYQVALSESARGIGALVVFGRAIMQARGVAKWHTSDELGFARNAPEEGESAAKRPLTLALPDEGTTWPRVECVWAGTGASATALSALINDGISAYVLVAMGMGNLPSKVAAVAKEHAEIPCVLTSSVPRGAVHPVYGGPGGGAELVDAGAIAGGWLRAGQARIALAALLADDPAATPATLAPRFAELI, encoded by the coding sequence ATGTCCGATTCTCAGACCGCCAATTCCTCGCCCATGATCGTCGTGTTGACCACCGGCGGAACGATCGCCTCGAGCACCGATGCCGACGGAGTCGTGAGAAACGACACCGCCCTCGGCGCCCCGCAGTTACCCGAGCACCTTTCATCGCAGCTACCAGACGAATTACGCATCGAGGCCCGCGAGGTGCTCTCCAAGGACTCCTCACAGATGACCGACGACGACAGACTTCTCGTGTGTCGCGCGATCGCGGCCGCACTTGAGGACCCCCAGGTGACGGCGGTGGTCGTCACCCACGGAACGGACTCGCTCGCGGACATGGCCATGGCCGCAGATCTCTACCACCGTGACCCGCGCCCGGTCATCATCACCGGAGCCCAGCGTCCGGCGGACGATCCGGCCCCCGATGGGCCGGCGAACCTTTTCGACGCCTACCAGGTCGCTTTGTCGGAATCGGCGCGCGGAATCGGCGCACTCGTGGTCTTCGGGCGGGCAATCATGCAGGCGCGCGGGGTCGCCAAGTGGCACACGAGCGACGAACTCGGTTTCGCCCGGAACGCCCCCGAAGAAGGCGAGAGCGCCGCGAAGCGCCCGCTCACGCTAGCCCTTCCGGACGAGGGGACGACATGGCCACGCGTGGAGTGCGTATGGGCCGGCACAGGAGCGAGCGCGACCGCGCTATCGGCGCTGATCAACGACGGCATCTCGGCCTACGTCCTCGTCGCGATGGGAATGGGCAATCTCCCCTCGAAGGTTGCCGCTGTCGCCAAGGAACACGCCGAGATCCCCTGCGTGCTCACCTCAAGCGTCCCGCGAGGCGCGGTGCATCCCGTCTACGGAGGCCCCGGGGGCGGCGCCGAACTAGTGGACGCCGGAGCAATCGCCGGTGGGTGGCTCCGAGCGGGACAGGCACGGATAGCGCTCGCCGCGCTACTCGCCGACGACCCGGCCGCGACGCCCGCAACCCTGGCGCCGCGGTTCGCCGAGCTGATATAG
- the lspA gene encoding signal peptidase II, which translates to MGSSTKSPLRWRRAGAMLVLLGIVIVVLDQIAKVVAVDALEDGPVPIIGESVRFALVRNSGAAFSLGTDATPVFSVLATVVVLGLLWYSRRVTETWWALGLGLILGGAAGNLVDRLVRAPGFLHGHVIDYVAVGWFPVFNIADAALTIGVVVIAFAVLFGRDPYPMEQAELVPEDDAITPGDMESDRAEGGRADG; encoded by the coding sequence ATGGGAAGTAGTACGAAGTCACCACTTCGGTGGCGCCGGGCGGGCGCGATGTTGGTTCTTCTGGGCATCGTGATCGTCGTGTTGGACCAGATCGCGAAGGTCGTGGCAGTCGACGCCCTCGAGGACGGGCCGGTGCCGATCATCGGCGAGAGCGTTCGTTTCGCGCTCGTGCGCAACTCCGGCGCGGCATTCTCGTTGGGCACCGACGCGACACCGGTGTTCTCCGTGCTCGCGACGGTCGTGGTGCTCGGTTTGCTGTGGTACTCGCGCCGCGTCACCGAGACATGGTGGGCGCTCGGGCTCGGCCTCATCCTAGGCGGCGCCGCCGGAAACCTCGTCGACAGGCTCGTCCGCGCGCCCGGGTTCCTCCATGGCCACGTCATCGACTACGTCGCCGTCGGCTGGTTCCCGGTGTTCAATATCGCCGACGCCGCGCTCACGATCGGAGTCGTGGTCATCGCGTTCGCGGTGCTGTTCGGGCGCGACCCGTACCCGATGGAGCAAGCGGAGCTCGTCCCGGAGGACGACGCGATCACGCCCGGCGACATGGAGAGCGACCGTGCCGAAGGAGGTCGAGCCGATGGGTGA
- a CDS encoding RluA family pseudouridine synthase: MGETRTFPIPDGLDGARVDAGVSRLLGLSRTVVAELAASGKVLLDGAEVGKSDRLTSGSWIEVEMPAPKQPPTVVAEPVPGMKVVYADEHFVVVDKPVGVAAHPSVGWTGPTVIGGLAAAGYRITTSGPPERKGIVHRLDVGTSGLMAVAVSERAYTVLKQAFRDRTVDKTYHALVQGHLDPLSGTIDAPIGRHRSSDWRFAVTSDGKPSITHYDTLEVHREASLLEVHLETGRTHQIRVHLSALHHPCCGDPTYGADPTLAARLGLDRQWLHAVGLGFEHPGSGSYVRFTSEYPEDLQHAVDLIRET, translated from the coding sequence ATGGGTGAGACAAGGACGTTTCCCATCCCCGATGGGCTCGACGGGGCGCGGGTTGACGCCGGCGTTTCGCGCCTCCTCGGGCTGTCCCGCACCGTCGTCGCCGAGCTCGCCGCATCGGGCAAGGTCCTCCTTGATGGCGCGGAGGTCGGCAAATCCGACAGGCTCACCTCGGGATCGTGGATCGAGGTGGAGATGCCGGCGCCGAAGCAGCCACCCACAGTGGTGGCCGAGCCGGTCCCGGGGATGAAGGTCGTCTACGCGGACGAGCATTTCGTCGTCGTCGACAAGCCGGTTGGCGTCGCCGCGCACCCGTCGGTCGGCTGGACGGGGCCGACGGTCATTGGCGGGCTTGCAGCTGCCGGGTATCGGATCACCACCTCCGGCCCGCCGGAACGCAAGGGGATCGTGCATCGGCTCGACGTCGGCACCTCCGGACTCATGGCGGTCGCCGTGTCCGAGCGCGCGTACACGGTCCTCAAACAGGCGTTCCGAGATCGCACGGTCGACAAGACGTATCACGCTCTCGTGCAGGGGCACCTCGATCCGCTGTCGGGAACGATCGATGCGCCTATCGGGCGCCATCGATCGTCTGACTGGCGTTTCGCCGTCACCTCCGACGGAAAACCGTCGATCACCCACTACGACACCCTCGAGGTACACCGCGAGGCCTCCCTCCTCGAGGTGCATCTCGAAACAGGGCGCACCCACCAGATCCGGGTGCACCTGTCCGCCCTCCATCACCCGTGCTGTGGCGACCCGACCTACGGCGCGGACCCGACCCTCGCCGCGCGTCTCGGGCTCGATCGTCAGTGGCTGCACGCGGTGGGCCTCGGTTTCGAACACCCCGGCAGCGGCTCCTACGTGCGTTTTACCTCCGAGTACCCGGAGGACCTGCAGCACGCGGTCGATCTCATCCGAGAGACCTGA
- the ilvA gene encoding threonine ammonia-lyase IlvA codes for MSANEFAPGNTRTTPVTAGDIELAAQRISGAVRATPLEHSQRLSDVTGANVLLKREDLQSVRSYKIRGAFNFLASLDSDQRLAGVVTASAGNHAQGVAWSCRQLGIHGSIYVPENTPKQKRDRIRAFGGDFVDLMVTGENFDAAQDAALAHAADYDAAMVPPFDHPETIAGQGTIGVEILEQLGLSPDLVVIPVGGGGLLAGIASYLSENAPECKIVAVEPAGAASLTAASNEGHQVTLTHVDTFVDGASVKRIGDTPWASYQALAGNIDVRTVDEGAVCTEMLELYQTEGIIAEPAGALSTTIVKDLRIAPDANVVCILSGGNNDVSRYSEVIERSLVHKELKHYFLVNFPQEPGQLRRFLNEVLGPEDDITRFEYLKRNNRDTGTALVGIELGRAEDLGALKRRMDSSPLHCELIEPGTPAYTYLT; via the coding sequence GTGTCTGCGAACGAATTTGCGCCAGGTAATACTCGGACGACCCCTGTCACCGCAGGGGATATCGAGCTTGCCGCGCAGCGAATTAGCGGCGCAGTTCGCGCAACCCCGCTAGAGCACAGCCAGCGGCTGAGCGACGTGACCGGCGCTAACGTGCTGCTCAAGCGCGAAGATTTGCAGTCGGTGCGCTCGTATAAGATCCGGGGCGCATTCAACTTCCTGGCCAGCCTCGATTCGGACCAGCGCCTCGCCGGCGTCGTGACGGCGAGCGCCGGCAACCACGCGCAGGGCGTGGCATGGTCGTGCCGCCAATTGGGGATCCACGGCAGCATCTACGTCCCGGAGAACACGCCCAAACAGAAGCGAGACCGGATTCGGGCTTTCGGCGGCGATTTCGTCGACCTCATGGTCACCGGCGAGAACTTCGACGCCGCTCAGGACGCCGCGTTGGCGCATGCGGCCGATTACGACGCAGCGATGGTTCCGCCGTTCGATCACCCGGAAACAATCGCCGGACAGGGCACTATCGGAGTGGAGATCCTCGAGCAGCTCGGCTTGAGCCCGGATCTCGTGGTGATTCCTGTGGGCGGGGGCGGTCTGCTCGCGGGTATCGCGTCCTACCTGTCCGAAAATGCGCCCGAGTGCAAAATCGTCGCGGTCGAGCCCGCTGGGGCCGCATCGCTCACTGCTGCATCCAACGAAGGCCACCAGGTCACTCTCACGCACGTCGATACGTTCGTCGACGGGGCGTCGGTGAAACGCATCGGCGATACGCCTTGGGCCAGCTACCAGGCGCTAGCCGGCAACATCGACGTGCGTACGGTCGACGAGGGTGCTGTGTGCACCGAGATGCTCGAGCTCTACCAAACCGAAGGCATCATTGCAGAGCCCGCCGGCGCGCTGAGCACGACGATCGTCAAGGACCTACGCATCGCACCGGACGCGAATGTCGTGTGCATCTTGTCGGGCGGAAACAACGACGTTTCTCGGTACAGCGAAGTCATCGAGCGCTCCCTGGTACACAAGGAGCTCAAGCATTACTTCCTGGTCAATTTCCCTCAGGAGCCCGGACAACTTCGCAGGTTCCTCAACGAAGTTCTCGGGCCGGAAGACGACATCACCCGATTCGAGTACCTCAAACGAAACAACCGCGATACAGGTACAGCGCTCGTGGGGATCGAGCTCGGGCGTGCAGAGGACCTCGGTGCACTTAAGCGCCGGATGGATTCCTCGCCTCTTCATTGCGAGCTGATCGAGCCCGGTACACCGGCTTACACCTATCTCACGTAG
- the dnaE gene encoding DNA polymerase III subunit alpha has protein sequence MSGKGFVHLHNHTEFSMLDGMAQIKPLFAEASRLGMPAVGMTDHGNMYGASDFYREAKKTGIKPIIGIEAYVAPESRTNTARVRWGEDWQKSDDVSGSGAYTHMTLVAENATGLRNLFRLSSLASYEGQLGKWPRMDEEILAQYAEGIIATSGCPSGEIQTRLRLGHIDKAYEAAEKWQSIFGKENFYLELMDHGLDLEKRVRQDLVKLGNDLGMPPLVTNDCHYVTRDQSHAHEAMLCIQTGKTLSDENRFRFGGDGYFLKSAEEIREQWDAEVPGACDNTLAIAERVTSYDEVWEEKDRMPKFPVPQGETEDTWLAREVHKGLEWRFPDGVPPEYIERADYELDVIKQKGYPGYFLVVGDLIEHARSIGIHVGPGRGSAAGALVAYALKITNIDPLEHGLLFERFLNPERPSAPDIDIDFDDRRRGEMIRYASDKWGADKIAQVITFGTIKTKAAIKDAARVNFGQPGYQIADRITKALPPPIMAKDIPLSGIMDPQHERYGEASEVRSLIETDPDVKQIYDTARGLEGMVRNAGVHACAVIMSSEPLLDCIPMWKRAQDGALITGWDYPSCEAIGLLKMDFLGLRNLTVIGDCLENIKTNRNIEVDLDTLGLDDQAAYDLLAKGDTLGVFQLDSGGMRELLKRMKPTGFNDIVAALALYRPGPMGMGTHWNYADRKNGKQELTPIHPELEEPLREILGETHGLIVYQEQIMAISRELAGYSAGEADAFRKAMGKKKAEVLAEQFEKFSGGMTERGYSMESVKALWNTIEPFASYAFNKSHAAGYGLVSYWTAYLKANFPAEYMAALLTSVGDDKDKAALYLSNCRQMGIRVLPPSVNESVTNFASVGEDIRFGMGAVRNVGAHVVEAVVAAREEKGAFRDFSDYLNKIDATACTKKVTESLIKAGAFDSMDLPRKGLYLIHADAVDSVISTKKAAAVGQYDLFADLGGGGDDDSSESVFSARVPDVEWDIKSKLSLEKEMLGLYVSGHPLDGLEDALAAKTDTAISTVHEGELPDRTNITIGGIISGVDRRVNKRGESWAIVTIEDFHGSVEVLFFPKSYQLAAMDIAEDAIVVVKARINIRDDRISVFGDTLEAPDLVVTGGGAPFAMSLPTRQINAETVVALKQVLGQHPGESVVHLRLVNGADSTILRLSEHLRVDPSNSLKGDLKALLGEACLAL, from the coding sequence GTGTCGGGTAAAGGATTCGTGCACCTGCACAACCACACCGAGTTTTCGATGTTGGACGGGATGGCGCAGATCAAGCCCCTGTTCGCCGAGGCCTCCCGCCTCGGGATGCCCGCGGTGGGGATGACCGACCACGGCAACATGTACGGCGCCTCGGATTTCTATCGCGAGGCGAAGAAGACCGGAATCAAGCCGATCATCGGTATCGAGGCCTACGTCGCGCCCGAGTCGCGCACGAATACAGCCCGCGTGCGTTGGGGCGAGGACTGGCAGAAGTCGGACGACGTGTCCGGTTCCGGTGCCTACACGCACATGACACTCGTGGCCGAGAACGCCACCGGCCTGCGCAACCTCTTCCGGCTCTCCTCTCTCGCCTCCTACGAGGGCCAGCTCGGCAAGTGGCCGCGCATGGACGAGGAAATCCTGGCGCAGTACGCCGAGGGCATCATCGCCACCTCGGGCTGCCCGTCGGGCGAGATTCAGACGCGCCTGCGCCTCGGCCACATCGACAAGGCATACGAGGCCGCCGAGAAGTGGCAGTCCATCTTCGGCAAAGAGAACTTCTACCTCGAGCTCATGGACCACGGGCTCGACCTCGAGAAGCGGGTACGCCAGGACCTGGTCAAGCTCGGCAACGATCTCGGTATGCCGCCGCTCGTCACGAACGACTGCCACTACGTCACCCGTGACCAGTCGCACGCGCACGAGGCAATGTTGTGCATTCAGACGGGCAAGACGCTGTCGGATGAGAATCGCTTCCGGTTCGGCGGCGACGGCTACTTCCTCAAGTCCGCCGAAGAGATCCGCGAGCAGTGGGACGCGGAAGTCCCGGGAGCCTGCGACAACACCCTCGCCATTGCGGAGCGCGTCACCTCCTACGACGAAGTGTGGGAAGAAAAAGACCGCATGCCGAAGTTCCCCGTGCCCCAGGGGGAGACGGAGGACACCTGGCTGGCCCGCGAAGTCCACAAGGGGCTTGAATGGCGTTTTCCTGACGGCGTACCTCCCGAATACATCGAGCGTGCCGATTACGAGCTCGACGTCATCAAGCAGAAGGGTTACCCCGGCTACTTCCTCGTCGTCGGCGACCTCATCGAACATGCGCGGTCCATCGGTATCCACGTGGGGCCCGGCCGTGGTTCCGCCGCGGGCGCGCTCGTCGCGTACGCATTGAAGATCACGAACATCGATCCGCTCGAGCATGGTCTGCTCTTCGAGCGATTCCTCAATCCCGAGCGCCCGTCCGCGCCCGATATCGATATCGACTTCGACGACCGCCGCCGCGGCGAAATGATCCGCTACGCCTCCGACAAGTGGGGCGCGGACAAGATCGCCCAGGTCATCACCTTCGGCACGATTAAGACGAAGGCGGCGATCAAGGACGCCGCCCGCGTCAACTTCGGCCAGCCCGGCTATCAGATCGCCGATCGAATCACCAAGGCACTCCCGCCGCCAATTATGGCGAAGGACATTCCGCTCTCGGGCATCATGGATCCCCAACACGAGCGGTACGGCGAGGCGTCGGAAGTGCGTTCGCTGATCGAGACGGACCCCGACGTCAAACAGATTTATGACACGGCCCGGGGCCTCGAGGGCATGGTCCGTAACGCCGGCGTCCACGCCTGTGCGGTGATCATGTCCTCAGAGCCGCTGCTCGACTGCATACCGATGTGGAAGCGCGCCCAGGATGGCGCCCTCATTACGGGCTGGGACTATCCGTCGTGTGAGGCCATCGGCTTGCTCAAGATGGACTTCCTGGGTCTGCGCAACCTCACCGTCATCGGTGACTGCCTGGAGAACATTAAGACCAACCGGAACATCGAGGTCGACCTCGACACCCTGGGTCTGGACGATCAGGCTGCCTACGACCTCCTCGCCAAGGGCGACACGCTCGGCGTGTTCCAGCTCGACTCCGGCGGCATGCGCGAGCTGCTCAAGCGGATGAAGCCGACAGGCTTCAACGACATCGTCGCCGCTCTCGCTCTTTATCGCCCGGGACCGATGGGCATGGGGACGCACTGGAACTACGCCGACCGTAAGAACGGCAAGCAGGAGCTCACCCCGATCCACCCGGAGCTCGAGGAGCCGCTACGGGAGATCCTTGGCGAGACGCACGGCCTCATCGTCTACCAGGAGCAGATCATGGCCATCTCCCGTGAGCTTGCGGGATACTCGGCCGGTGAGGCGGACGCGTTCCGTAAGGCCATGGGTAAGAAGAAGGCCGAGGTGCTCGCCGAGCAGTTCGAGAAGTTCTCCGGCGGTATGACCGAACGCGGGTACTCCATGGAGTCGGTCAAGGCGCTGTGGAACACGATCGAGCCCTTCGCCTCGTACGCGTTCAACAAGTCCCACGCCGCCGGCTACGGGCTGGTGTCTTACTGGACGGCGTACCTCAAGGCGAATTTCCCTGCCGAGTACATGGCAGCGCTGCTCACCTCTGTCGGCGACGACAAGGACAAGGCAGCCCTGTACTTGTCCAATTGCCGGCAGATGGGGATCCGAGTCCTTCCGCCTTCGGTCAACGAATCGGTCACGAACTTCGCATCCGTCGGCGAGGACATCCGCTTCGGCATGGGGGCTGTCCGCAACGTCGGCGCCCACGTCGTCGAAGCGGTGGTGGCAGCGCGCGAGGAGAAGGGCGCGTTCCGCGACTTCTCCGATTACCTCAACAAGATCGACGCGACGGCATGTACGAAGAAGGTCACCGAATCCCTGATCAAGGCAGGCGCCTTCGATTCGATGGACCTGCCTCGGAAGGGTTTGTATCTCATCCACGCCGATGCCGTGGATTCGGTGATTTCGACGAAGAAGGCCGCCGCCGTCGGACAGTACGACCTGTTCGCCGACCTCGGTGGGGGAGGTGACGACGATTCGTCCGAATCGGTGTTCTCCGCGCGCGTCCCGGATGTCGAGTGGGACATCAAGTCGAAGCTGTCCCTGGAAAAGGAGATGCTCGGACTCTACGTCTCCGGACATCCGCTCGACGGACTCGAGGACGCGCTCGCCGCGAAGACGGATACCGCGATTTCCACCGTGCACGAGGGTGAGCTTCCCGACCGCACCAATATCACTATCGGCGGAATCATCTCCGGCGTGGACCGCCGCGTGAACAAGCGCGGCGAGTCCTGGGCGATCGTGACGATCGAGGACTTCCACGGCTCCGTCGAGGTGCTGTTCTTCCCGAAGTCCTACCAGCTCGCAGCGATGGACATCGCCGAGGACGCCATCGTCGTCGTCAAGGCGCGAATCAACATTCGCGACGACAGGATTTCGGTCTTCGGCGATACGCTGGAAGCTCCTGACCTGGTTGTTACCGGCGGGGGAGCGCCATTTGCGATGTCTCTGCCGACGCGGCAGATCAACGCCGAGACCGTGGTCGCGCTCAAACAGGTACTGGGGCAGCATCCGGGTGAATCGGTGGTTCATCTGCGCCTGGTCAACGGGGCGGATTCCACGATTCTGCGTTTGTCCGAGCACTTGCGTGTCGATCCGTCGAACTCACTCAAGGGCGACCTGAAAGCTCTGCTCGGGGAGGCCTGCCTGGCCCTCTGA
- the rarD gene encoding EamA family transporter RarD, with protein MTPPAPIDAPKASRIGAFAALGCYSLWGFFPAFFPLLEPAGAAEIVAHRIVWSLVLMAMVLALMGQLRRVFSLGGKAWMLLALASLLVSLNWCVYVFTVNSDRVSEAALGYFINPLVSVLFGVLFFHERLLRLQVVAVGIAAVAVVVLTFGYGHFPYLSIALALSFGGYGVAKKRVKEPPTVSLGAEVLIAAPFALGFLVWLHMVGSDSLGHGAFGNAGVGNALLLMASGALTVLPLLLFATAAQRIPLALLGMLQYITPVLQMLWALLVVGERLDGTQWAGFALVLVAVLLFSGAQFRADRRARTRLAGQSPEGSAGHLAGDADPA; from the coding sequence GTGACACCTCCCGCCCCCATCGACGCGCCCAAGGCCTCGCGGATCGGCGCATTCGCTGCCCTCGGTTGCTACTCGCTCTGGGGGTTCTTTCCTGCCTTCTTTCCGTTGCTGGAGCCGGCAGGAGCTGCGGAAATCGTCGCCCACCGCATCGTGTGGTCGCTGGTCCTCATGGCGATGGTTCTTGCGCTCATGGGTCAGCTGCGCCGGGTGTTCTCTCTCGGCGGCAAGGCATGGATGCTGCTCGCCCTGGCCTCGCTGCTCGTTTCGCTCAACTGGTGTGTCTACGTCTTCACGGTCAATAGCGACCGCGTCTCCGAGGCTGCGCTCGGCTATTTCATCAACCCCCTCGTCAGCGTCCTTTTTGGCGTGCTGTTCTTCCACGAACGCCTGCTGCGACTACAAGTGGTGGCGGTGGGTATCGCAGCCGTCGCGGTCGTCGTCCTCACCTTCGGCTACGGGCACTTCCCGTACCTGTCGATCGCGCTGGCGCTTTCTTTCGGTGGATACGGCGTCGCGAAGAAGCGGGTCAAGGAGCCGCCCACGGTGTCCCTCGGCGCGGAGGTGCTCATCGCGGCACCCTTCGCGCTCGGCTTCCTCGTCTGGCTACACATGGTCGGAAGCGATTCCCTCGGGCATGGTGCGTTCGGCAATGCGGGCGTCGGCAATGCCCTGTTGCTCATGGCGTCAGGTGCCCTCACGGTGCTTCCGCTCCTGCTGTTCGCCACCGCCGCGCAACGCATCCCCCTCGCGCTGCTGGGCATGCTCCAATACATCACCCCCGTGCTGCAGATGCTGTGGGCGCTACTGGTCGTCGGCGAACGACTCGACGGCACGCAATGGGCCGGGTTCGCGCTGGTCCTCGTCGCGGTCCTGCTCTTTTCGGGCGCCCAATTCCGGGCCGATCGGCGCGCCAGGACGCGCCTCGCGGGCCAATCTCCGGAAGGCTCGGCAGGCCACTTAGCGGGCGACGCCGATCCCGCCTAG